Sequence from the Rhizobium sp. TH2 genome:
GGATGGCGCCCGGATCCGGCTCGTAGTCGTAGACGGCAGATGCGCCGGTGTCGGCGGCCGTCACGGAAGGCGCGCTTGCCGGGATCAGCTGGAGTGCGGTCGGGATCTGCGAGATAACCGACTTGAACTCCGAATAGAACAGCGTCGCGACATCGAACTCGCCGTTTTCGAACAGCGCGGTCACCTTGCGGCCGATCGCTTCTGCGTTCACATAGCCGATCTTCTTGACTTCGCGCAGGTCGACGCGCTCGATGATCAGGCTGGCAAATTCACGGCGAAGGATGTCGAAGCCCTTCTTGCCGACGCAGATGATCTTGACCTTCTTGCCCTCGGCGAGAAGCTTGCGGATATGGTCGCGGGCCGTGCGAGCGATCTGCGAGTTGAAGCCGCCGCAAAGGCCGCGCTCCGCGGTCGCGACAATGATCAGGTGAACGTCATCGCGGCCGGTACCGGTCATCAGCGCCGGCGCATCGGCGCCGCCGCCTTCAGCCTGTGCGATATTGGCCAGAACCGCGCCCATCCGCTGCGAATAGGGCCGTGCCGCCTCCGCAGCTTCCTGGGCACGCCGAAGCTTCGCCGCGGCGACCATTTTCATCGCCTTGGTGATCTTCTGCGTCGCCTTGACCGAGGCGATGCGGTTTTTCAGATCCTTGAGTGAAGGCATCCGTTATCCGTCCTTACTCTGCCTATCAGGCGAAGGTCTTGGCGAAGCTGTCCATCGCGGACTTGAGCTTGGCGCGGGTGTCGTCCGAGATCTGCTTTTCCGTGCGGATCGTCTCAAGGATCGCCTTGCCGTCGTTCCGGAAGTAGGAAAGCAGGCCCTGTTCGAACTTGCCGACCTGGTTGACGGCGATCTTGTCGAGGTAGCCATTGACGCCGGCGAAGATCACCGCGACCTGTTCTTCGGTCTTGAGCGGCGAGAACTGCGGCTGCTTCAGGAGTTCGGTCAGGCGCGCACCACGGTTCAGCAGGCGCTGGGTTGAGGCATCGAGGTCCGAGCCGAACTGTGCGAAGGCGGCCATTTCACGATACTGGGCAAGCTCACCCTTGATCGAGCCGGCAACCTGCTTCATCGCCTTGATCTGCGCGGCGGAACCGACGCGCGACACCGACAGACCGACGTTAACGGCCGGACGGATGCCCTGGTAGAACAGATCGGTTTCGAGGAAGATCTGGCCGTCGGTGATCGAGATCACGTTGGTCGGAATGAAGGCCGACACGTCGTTGCCCTGGGTCTCGATGACGGGAAGAGCGGTCAGAGAGCCGGCGCCGTTCTCTTCATTGAGCTTCGCAGCGCGCTCGAGGAGGCGCGAATGCAGGTAGAAAACGTCGCCCGGATAGGCTTCGCGGCCCGGCGGGCGGCGCAGCAGCAGCGACATCTGGCGGTAGGAAACGGCCTGCTTGGAAAGGTCGTCGTAGCCGATCAGGGCATGCTTGCCATTGTCACGGAAATATTCGCCCATGGCGCAGCCGGCGAACGGTGCGAGATACTGCATCGGAGCCGGGTCCGAGGCGGTCGCGGCAACGATGATCGAATATTGCAGCGCCCCGCGCTCTTCGAGCACCTTGACGAACTGTGCGACAGTCGAACGCTTCTGGCCGATGGCGACGTAGACGCAATAGAGCTTCTCGGCCTCGGGACCATTGTCATGAATGGCCTTCTGGTTGAGGATCGTATCGAGAATGATCGCGGTCTTGCCGGTCTGGCGGTCGCCGATGACGAGCTCGCGCTGGCCGCGGCCGACCGGGATCAAGGCGTCGATGGCCTTGAGGCCGGTCGACATCGGCTCATGCACCGACTTGCGCGGAATGATGCCGGGAGCCTTGATATCGACGCGCGAACGCTGCTTGGCATTGATCGGGCCCTTGCCGTCGATCGGGTTACCGAGCGCATCGACCACGCGGCCAAGCAGTTCAGGACCAACCGGCACGTCCACGATGGCGCCGGTCCGCTTGACGGTGTCGCCTTCCTTGATGTCGCGGTCGTTACCGAAGAGCACGACACCGACATTGTCGGCTTCGAGGTTCAGCGCCATGCCACGGATGCCGCCGGGGAATTCGACCATTTCACCCGCCTGGACATTGTCGAGGCCGTATACGCGGGCGATACCGTCGCCGACCGAAAGAACCTGGCCAACTTCGGTGACTTCAGCCTCTTTGCCGAAATTCTTGATCTGGTCCTTGAGAATTGCGGAAATTTCCGCGGCGCGGATATCCATCAGCCGACCTCTTTCAGTGAAAGCTTAAGTGTAGACAACTTGGTGCGAAGCGACGTGTCGATCTGGCGCGAGCCGAGCTTGACGATCAGGCCACCAAGAATGGTGGGATCGACAGCGACATTGATCGTCACGTCTTTTCCGGTGACGCCCTTGAGCGCCGCCTTCAATTCGGTTTCCTGCGCCGCGGTCAGCGCATGCGCGGTGGTCACGTCAGCCGAAATCTCGCCGCGATGACGCGCGTGGATCTCCCGGAACGCCTTGATCATGCCGGGTACGGCGAACAGGCGGCGGTTGGAGGCGGTGACCTTGATGAAGTTTGCGGCAAGACCCGTAACGCCGGCCTTGGCGAGAATGGCATCGACTGCCTTGAGCTGTTCGTCGGCCGAGAAGACCGGGCTCTTGATGAGCCGCTGCAGGTCGGTGGAGCCGTCGATCATGGCCTGGAAATTGTCGAGCGCGGTGGCCACTTCCTGAACCGCGCCTTCTTCGAGGGCGAGCGTGAAAAGTGATGAGGCGTAGCGCTCGGCCACGCCGGAAACGGATTGCGATGAATCTGCCACTCGCTGAGTTTCCCTCATTCCCTGCGGTTTTCATTGCTGCGGCGCAACCGCAATCATTAAAACCTTGAAATTGTTTTATTTTTTCGGGTCTTCACAGGCCTTTTGGCCCATATACCCCGAAAACTCGCAAGCCATCTAGCATAGGTGATTTTGACTCGCAACACAGGATATTACCGAATGTTACCGCTGTTGCGCATTTATTTGCCAATCCAGCAACCATATGATTCCCGGCGGAGAATATTATTCCCCGAAGGCGCCCGGAGGCACGATCACATCGCGCTCGAAACATAGAGAATGACCACCACCGCTGCGGCAGCCTGGATGGCCAGCGCAATCACGCCGAACACGAGATTTCCACGGTTGAGCACCAGGGCCACGATCCTTCCGACTACCGACAGGACCAGCGCCGCCGCAAAGCCGAAGCACAGCATCAGAAAGATGACGAAGCCGCTCTCCCAGAGCCCCGCTATCGCCATGCCGAACAGCCCCAGTCCCAGCAGGAACCCGCCGGTGGAGCGGATCGAGGCAATGCCACCCGGCCGTTCGGGCGTTACCCACAGCCCGGCCACGCTCATGGCGATGCGCGGGGCAAACAGAACAAGGAAGCCGATCACGGCCGCCGCCGCAAAGGTAAAGAAGACAAACCGCGCCATGCCCTCGGTCGGGATGGCCAGTACCATCTCAGGCGTGATCACATCGAAGAAGAAGGTGAGCATGACGACGGCAAAGATCACTTGGACGATCAGCAGCAGGAAATTGAGCAGGCTCGCCGATGTGTCCGACATCAGCGAGATAATGCGGGCAAAGGCCGCGACGCCGACCGCCACACCGAGCGCGGTCACCAGCACCGGCTGGTCGAAGAACATCAGCGCCGCCGCCGCAAATCCGCCGAGGAATCCGCCTGCCGCACGCACCTCGCCAATACCGCCCGGCCGCGTCTCGCGGCTCTCGAGCCCAAGCAGCCGGCCGCTCGTACCGGGAAAGATCAGCATTGCGAGGCCAGCGATGATCAAGATAACAACGGCGAGAAACGCAGCCTGCGGCCACGGCTCGGACGGAAATGCCGGCAATGCGAGTTCCATGGATCCCCTCAAATCCCCGTGGGTTTCCAGATCTATTGCACAGGCCGGAAAGCGAGGGAATGACGGTTTTAACCATTCCAATGAAATTCAGTGAATTTGGTTTGCGCTTATACCCTTTGGTTATGCCGTTTGGATAGATTGAAATCCCAATGCCGCCAGCCGATTGCCAATTCCAGGGCTTTGATGACCATCCAGCGCAGCACAGCCGAATTGAAGGTGACCCCCGACGTCCACGAGCAGGGCGTCCGGTTGACATCGGAGCATGTCAGGTTCTGGATGAATTGCGTCGGCGTGCCGATGGTACTCGTTGCCGACGGAGAACTCCGCGCCCGCTCCGGCAACGCCGCCGCCGCCCAACTCTTCGGACACGATATCGACGATTTTGCCAGCCTGCCCCTGCACCGTCTCGTCGGACGCGAGGCCGAGACGCTGGTCAGCCGGGTCTGGAACCGATCGATCAACGGCTTTCCCAGTGAGCCATTCCTGCTTCGTGCCAGCATCGATGGCGCGGAGCGGCTGCTTGTCGTCCGGGTGAGCCGGCTGGATGTCGATGGTGAGCTTCTGCGGCTGTTCACCTTTGTCGAAGCGCCGCCCGCCGGGGCTGTGACGCTGGCCGGCTGGCAGGAAAACCTGCTGGGACTGTTGAACTGGATGCCCTTCGGCCTCGAAATCGCCGATCTCGACGACGACATCCAGTTCGCCAATTCCGCCTGCCTGGATCTGTTCGGCTGGACGACGCGCGATCTCGCGACCCCGGAGGACTGGTGGCGGCTCGCCTATCCCGATCCCGAATATCGCGCCTATGCGCGCGGCCGCTGGGAGACCGAGATCGCCGCGGCGCGCGCGGAAAATCGCGAAATGACGCCCTTCGACCTCGACATCACGCACAAGGATGGCACGAAACGCACGATTCAGTTCCGTCACCGCACGATCGGCAAGTTCCACGTCAATATGTATCTCGATTTCACCCGCGAGCGCGCCTATGCCAGCGAGTTGAAGAAGCTCGCCGAGACCGACGAACTGACCGCGGCGCTGAACCGGCGCAGCTTCTTCGAACGAGCGTCGCGGACGCTTGCCAGTGGTGGCGCCGAGGGGCTCGCCCTCCTGATGATCGACATCGACCGGTTCAAACGGATCAACGACCGCTTCGGCCATGGTGCGGGCGACCAGGTGCTGCAATTGTTCGTGCAGCGCATCGGACGCTGCCTGCCGCCGTCATGCCTGCTCGCCCGCCTCGGCGGCGAGGAATTCGCCGTTCTCGTCGATAAAGACAACGACTGTGCCGCGATTGCCGAGAGTATAAGAGCATCGATCGCCGCGCATCCATTCGAAACGGCCGCTGGTTTCCTCTCGGTCACGACCAGCATCGGCATCGCAGCGCTCGAAAGCGCGGAAAGCATCGAAAGCGCGCTCTCGCGTGCCGACCGGGCGCTCTATCGTGCCAAGCAGTCGGGCCGCAACCGCGTCGTCCACGACAAACAGTCGTAAACTGCCTCCTAGAGAAAACTCTGCGGATCGATATCGAGCTGCACTTGAATGCCGCCGCGCTCCTTCGGGCCATTGCCGATCATCGTCCGCACGAAGGCCTGCATATCCGCCCCGCGCTTGCCATGTACCAGCAGCCGGAACCGGTGGCGGCCGCGCACCAGCGCCAGCGGCGCCTCGGCCGGGCCGAGCACTGATATGCCCGACACCTGCGGCGCCGCCTGCCGCAGTCCGCGTGCATGCCCCTCGGCATCGGCACGGCTGTCGGCCGAGACAATGATCGAGGCGAGCCGGCCGAAGGGCGGCATCAGCGCCTTCTCGCGCTCCACGATCTCGCGTTCGTAGAAGGCTTCCGGATCACCCGATACGATCGCCTGCATCACCGGATGGGCAGGCTGATAGGTCTGGATCAACCCCCGGCTTTTCAGCCCGAACCGCCCGGCGCGGCCCGTGACCTGCGACAGCAGCTGGAATGTCCGCTCGGCGGCGCGCGGATCGCCATTGGCCAAGCCCAGATCGGCATCGACGATACCCACCAGTGTCATGTTGGGGAAATTGTGCCCCTTGGCGACCAGCTGCGTGCCGATGACGATATCGGCCTCGCCCTTGGCGATCGCCTCAAGCTCCAGCCTCAGCCGCTTGACACCCATCACGATATCCGACGACAGCACGATGATCCGCTGGTCGGGAAAATGCTTCTCGACCTCCTCTGCGATCCGCTCCACGCCCGGCCCGCAGGACGCGAGATGATCGAGCGTGCCGCATTCCGGGCACGCATCCGGGGACTTTTCCTGATGGCCGCAATGATGGCACTGAAGCTGTCCACGGAATCGATGCTCCACCAGCCAGGCCGAACAATTCGGGCACTGGAAGCGATGACCGCAGACCCGGCAAAGCGTCAGCGGCGCATAGCCGCGGCGGTTGAGAAACAGCAGCGCCTGCTCGCCGCGCTCCACGGTCTGCGCGATCCCCTTGATCATCACAGGCGACAGGAAGCCGCCGCGCGCGGGCGGAAAGCGCCGCATGTCAACGAGATGCAGGTCCGGCATCGTCGCGCCACCGAACCGGCTTGCGAGATGCAGATAGGTATAACGGCCCTGATCGGCATTGACCCGGCTTTCGACGGATGGCGTCGCCGATACCAATACGACCGGAAAATCGCTGATCCGGCCGCGCACCACGGCCATGTCGCGCGCATTATAGAAGACGCGGTCTTCCTGTTTGTAGGCGGGATCGTGCTCTTCATCGACGATGACAAGTCCGAGATCCTCGAACGGCAGGAACAGCGCCGAGCGCGCCCCGGCGACAACCCGAACCTGACCCTCGGCAGCCTGCCGCCAGACCTTCTCGCGCATCCGCGGCGAAAGGTCGGAATGCCATTCCGCCGGCTTGGCGCCGAAGCGATCCTGGAAGCGTTCGAGAAAGGCCGGCGTCAGCGCGATTTCTGGCAGCAGGATCAGCACCTGCCTGCCCTGCCGCAGCGTCTCGGCGATCGCCTCGAAATAGACTTCCGTCTTTCCCGAACCCGTGACGCCATCGATCAGCGAGACGCCGAAGCCGCCTTTCTTCACCGCCGAAATCAGTTCATCCGCAGCAGCCTGCTGGTCGCTCTCGAGCGCCGGCGCCGCATAATCCGGATCGGGCGGCGCGGTGACCGGTGGTGGCGACATGAACACCGTCTCGAACACGCCTTGCGCGATCAGTCCATCCACGACCGATACGGAGACGCCGGCCGCATGGGCCAGCCCCAGCCGCGTCCAGACCGGCACCTCCTCGGCGAGCGCCAGCACCCGTGTCCGGGCAGGCGTCAGCCGTTCGGGCCGCATGTCCGTCAGCCTCAGGCCTTCGACCATCGGCTCCGGATCGAAGGCGGCGGGCGCGCGCAGCGCCATACGCGCCACCAGCCCCGGCGGCGAGAGCGTGTAGGACGCCATCCAGTCGAGAAACGTCCGCATGTCGGCGCCCAGCGGCGGGCATTCGAAGGCCGCCGTGATCGATTTCAGCTTCTTCGGATCGACAGCGTCACCAGCCTCCTCATTCCAAACCACGCCGAAAACCTGACGCGGTCCAAGCGGCACCTGAACGATCGCGCCAGGCTCGACATGCATGCCCTCCGGCACCATATAGGTATAGGGCTTGGGCACCGGCAGCGGCACCATCACAGGCACCGCGCGCGGCCGTTCCGGCGTCCCGAACAGATCGAACGAATCTTTTCCCATGGGCCATGAGTAGCACTTGCTTTTGGCTGGGGAAAACCGCAAAGAGAACAAAAAGTGGACTCTGCGATTGATAGGGAGTGAATGGACATGAAATTCTTCGTCGATACAGCCGAAATCAAGGAAATCAAGGAACTCAACGACTTGGGGATGCTGGACGGCGTCACGACCAATCCGTCGCTGATCCTGAAGTCGGGCCGCAATATCGCTGAAGTCACCAAGGAAATCTGCGACATCGTCGAGGGTCCGGTTTCGGCGGAAGTGACCGCCACCGAATATTCCGAGATCATGAAGGAAGCGGCGGTGCTTTCGAAGATCGCACCGAACATCTGCATCAAGGTGCCGCTCACCTTCGACGGCCTCAAGGCCTGCAAGGCTTTGTCGTCCGAAGGCCACAAGACCAATGTCACGCTCTGCTTCTCGGCCGTCCAGGCACTGCTCGCCGCCAAGGCCGGCGCGACCTTCATCTCGCCTTTCGTCGGACGCCTCGATGACATCGGCATCGACGGTATGGACCTGATCCGCGAAATCCGCCAGATCTACGACAATTACGGCTACGAGACCGAAATCCTCGCAGCTTCGATCCGCACCATCAATCACGTCCGCGATGCCGCCCTGATCGGCGCCGACGTCGTGACCGTGCCGCCGGCGACGCTGAAGGCACTGGTCAAGCACCCGCTGACCGACAAGGGCCTCGAAACCTTCCTCGCCGACTGGGCCAAGACCGGCCAGAAGATCGGCTGATCCAAGACTTCAAGTTCGATGATTTTCTAAGCCCGGCCATCGCCGGGCTTTTTCTTTGCGCTGAATTTGCAGCGCCTGTTCCCACGGAAACAGCGGCGAGCATGGGGATGTGGGAAAACATCATCAACGGATGAGAGAGATCATCCACAAAGAAACGAAGAAGACTGCACCAGCACTTCAACCCAATACGAACCCCTGAGGACAAACCCATGAAAAAGTTCATCATCGCAGCCTCCGCCGCCCTCGTCGCCACCGTCTCGTTTGCCGCCACCGCCGAAGCCGGCTGGAAGCATCGCCATCATCACCATGGCTGGAAGCGCCATCATTGGGGCGTGGTCGTCATCTCCCCCCGATACGATTATGACGACTATTGCTTCGTCAAGAAGATCAAGCGCTACGACGATTGGGGCAATGTCTACATCAAGAAGGTCCGCATCTGCGATTGATCGTCCGGCCTGATCGCCAAACCTGATCGACTGACCAGTGCCTGAGGTTCTCCTCCCGCCCAGGCACCGCAACCCAAGGGCCGCCCGACCCCCTGCAACAAGGCGGCCCGAAGTCGGACGATCAAGACGTGACCACTGATCCCCTCCCTACGCCAAGCCCGGTGTCCTCCAGCACCGGGTTTGTCGTTTTATCGCCCCGGCTGCGCCTCGCGCATGCGCCGTTCGATCTGCCTGAGCACCAGCGACAGGCCGATGGTGACGACGAGGTAGATGTAGGCGACGATCGAATAGGTCTCGAAGAAACGGAAGGAGCCGGCGGCATAGACCTTGGCCATCTGGGTGATGTCGGCGACGCCGAGCACCGAGACCAACGACGAATCCTTGACCATCGCCACGAAATCATTGGAGAGCGGCGGGAAGATCACCTTCAGCGCCTGCGGAAAGACGATGAAACGGAAGCGCTGGAAGCGTGAGAGACCAAGCGCCTTGGATGCCTCGATCTGACCTTTATCCACCGACTGGATGCCGGCGCGAAAAATCTCGGCGATGAAGGCGGAATAGGCGATGGTCAGCGCGATGATCGCTCGCCACATCAGCGACACTTCACGCACCAGAAGCGGTTCCACAAGGCCGGCATTGACCAGCGGCGAGATCAAAAAATTCCATGCCTGGACGAAGCCCGGCGCCCCGACGAAGGCAATGTAGAAGAGCAGCACCAGCACCGGAATGCCTCGGATCAGCTCGATATAGAAGCGTGAGAACTGCCTGAGCGCCTTAAGGTCGGATAGGCCGAGCAGCGCGATGGCGAGGCCGACGCAGGTTGCCAGCGTGAACGCGATCAACGTCACCAGCACTGTGATGCCGAGGCCTTTGGACACCGTCACGAAAACCTGGGTGTAGAGATCGCTGACGACGACGGCGACGCCGATCGCGGCACCCAGAACAACAAGGGCAACAAGCCAATAAGGAAAGTCGCCCTCTCCGGAATTCGGCGTTGGATTGGGAGCCGCCATATGGACGGCGGCCCGGCTATTGACCCATCTTGTAGTCGAGGAACCACTTCTTGTTCAGCGCGTCGATCGTGCCATCCGCCTTCAGCGCGGCGATGGCCGCATTGACGGGAGCCACGAGATCCGAGCCCTTGGGGAAGATGAAGCCGAAATCCTCGGTGCCGAGTGGCCCGCCGGTCAGCTTCAGCGCGCCGCCCGAGGCATCGACATAGCCCTTGCCGGCGGTGCCGTCGGTCAGCACGACATCGACGTCGCCGGCCTTGAGCGCCTGTACCGTCGCACCGAATGTCTCGAACAGCTTGATGCGGGGGTTCTGCTCATTGCCGTCGAGCACGCTGTAGACGGCGGTGTAGAACGGTGTCGTGCCGGGCTGGGCACCGACCAGGCCGTCATTCAGCGTCTTGAAACCAGCGGCGTCGGTGAAGCGCTTCTCGTCGGCGCGGACCAGCATGAACTGTTCGGAGCGCATATAGGGATCGGAGAAATCGACCTTCGCCTTGCGCTCGTCGTTGATGGTGATGCCGGTCATGCCCATGTTGTACTGGTTGTCGGAGACGGCCTGGATCATCGCGTCCCAGGACGTGTTCTGGTATTCGACCTTGAAATTCAAACGCTTGGCGATCTCGTTCACCGCGTCATATTCCCAGCCGATCTGCTTGCTGGTCTTGGGGTCGATGAACTGCAGCGGCGGATAGGCATTTTCGGTCACGACGACGACCTTCTTGCCGCCGAGATCCGGCAGACCAGCCGCATGGGCTGCAAGCGGCATGAGGGCGGCAACGGTAAGACCGATCAGGAACTGGCGGCGCGAGGTCATTGGTGTGGCTCCGGTAAAATTGTGGCGGCAGGAATTCACATGAAAATCCGGCTCTTGGCAAGTGCCCAAGTCATCAGACGCGTCAAGTGATCAAACCCGCCCGGTGAGCCGGGTGATATGGCCCATCTTGCGGCCGGGGCGCGGCTCGGTCTTGCCGTAGAGATGGATGAAGACGTCCTTCTCCGATGCCCATTGCCGGACATCGTTGATGTCGTCGCCGATCAGGTTCTGCATGATGCAGTCGCTGTGGCGGGCGGGATCGCCGAGCGGCAGGCCGGCGACGGCGCGGATATGCTGCTCGAACTGCGAGATCACGCAGGCTGCTTCCGTCCAGTGGCCGGAATTGTGCACGCGCGGCGCGATCTCGTTGGCGATCAATGAATTATCGGCGCCGACGAAGAACTCGATGCCGACCACGCCGACATAATTGAGTGCGTCGAGAAGCTTGATGGCGGCGGAGCGGGCATCGGCCGTCGTACCCTCCCAGACCTCGGCCGGAAGGGTCGAGGTATGCAGGATGCCGTTTCGGTGGACGTTTTCGGCAGCGTCATAGCATTCGATATGACCGTTGATCGCGCGCGCGGCAATGATCGAGATCTCGCGCTCGAAGGCAATGAAGCTTTCGAGGATCAGCGGCACGCCGCCGAGCTTGTCATAGGCGCCCGCTGAGCTGTCGCCGGCACGAAACACGATCTGGCCCTTGCCGTCATAGCCCATGCGCCGTGTCTTGAGCACGCCGGTGCCGCCGAATGCGGCGAGCGCCGCATCGAGATCGGCCTGGCTATCGACGGCGCGGAAGCCCGCGGTCGGAATGCCGCATTGATTGAGGAAACTCTTTTCGACCAGCCGGTCCTGCGCCACTTCCAGCGCCTTCGACGGCGGATAAACCGGCTTCAGGCCTTCGAGAAAGCGTGCGGATTCGACCGGCACGTTTTCGAATTCGTAGGTGATCACATCGCTGAGGGAGGCGAGTTTTTCCAGCGACGCACGGTCGTCATAGGCACCGACGATCTGCTCGTTAGCGAGCTGCGCCGCCGGCGAATCGGCCTGCGGTTCGAGGATCACCGTGCGGAAGTTGAGGCGGCTCGCGGCCATCGCCAGCATGCGGCCGAGTTGCCCGCCGCCGATGATGCCTATGGTCTTGATTGTCATTGTGTCAGGCCTATTTGTCGACGGGATATTCGGCCACGGAGGCGCTTTGCTCCTCGCGCCAGGTGTCGAGCCGATCGGCCAGTTCGTCATCGCCGAGCGCCAGGACGGCGGCGGCAAGAAGGGCCGCATTGATCGCCCCGGCACGGCCGATGGCGAGGGTTCCAACCGGAATTCCGGCTGGCATCTGGACGATGGAGAGCAGGCTGTCCTGGCCGGAAAGCGCCTTGGACTGGACCGGAACCCCGAACACCGGAAGCGGGGTCATGGCAGCCGCCATGCCCGGCAGGTGGGCGGCGCCACCCGCACCGGCGATGATCACCTGGAAGCCTTCGTCGCGCGCGGATTTGGCGAAATTCACCAGCCGGTCGGGCGTACGATGCGCCGAGATGATCCGCGCTTCGTAAGCAATTTCAAGGGCATCGAGCGTATCGGCGGCATTCTTCATCGTCTCCCAGTCGGACTGGCTACCCATGATAATGGCGACCGGAGGCTTCGAAAAACGCATGCGAGCCAAGCCTTTCGTCAGGCGATGATATCGGGAACGATCTGGTCTTCGATCTGGACCAATCTGTCCTTGATCGCAAGCTTCTTCTTCTTCATCCGCTGGATCCGTAGCGCGTCGCAACCTGTGGCGATCATCGCATTGATGGCAGTGTCGTAATCCTCATGTTCCTGTCGCAACCTCGCTGCCGACAATCTGAGTTCTGCCTGGTCCTGGTCTGGCATTCCGTCAAGTCCCCGTATCTCCTGGCGTGGAGATTTCCCCAATCTCCACACGAGCATCGATCTGCTCCTATCACACAATAGCGGTTTACGGGAAGTTTTCCTTTTCGAAGTTTTCTCCTTCGACATTTGCTAATTTACGTGGCACACTCCGCCGGTTCTAGCCTGAAACATCCGACGGGTGGATGGTCGGATGTGGGCAATATGGGAAGGAATGAAGTATGACCATTGAGGCTCATATCGAGACGCTTGAAAAAAAGCATGGAGCATTAGAACAAGAGCTCCACTCCGCAATGCTCCACCCCTCAACCGCCGACACAGAGATCGCGGA
This genomic interval carries:
- a CDS encoding F0F1 ATP synthase subunit delta, with the protein product MADSSQSVSGVAERYASSLFTLALEEGAVQEVATALDNFQAMIDGSTDLQRLIKSPVFSADEQLKAVDAILAKAGVTGLAANFIKVTASNRRLFAVPGMIKAFREIHARHRGEISADVTTAHALTAAQETELKAALKGVTGKDVTINVAVDPTILGGLIVKLGSRQIDTSLRTKLSTLKLSLKEVG
- a CDS encoding sensor domain-containing diguanylate cyclase, which encodes MTIQRSTAELKVTPDVHEQGVRLTSEHVRFWMNCVGVPMVLVADGELRARSGNAAAAQLFGHDIDDFASLPLHRLVGREAETLVSRVWNRSINGFPSEPFLLRASIDGAERLLVVRVSRLDVDGELLRLFTFVEAPPAGAVTLAGWQENLLGLLNWMPFGLEIADLDDDIQFANSACLDLFGWTTRDLATPEDWWRLAYPDPEYRAYARGRWETEIAAARAENREMTPFDLDITHKDGTKRTIQFRHRTIGKFHVNMYLDFTRERAYASELKKLAETDELTAALNRRSFFERASRTLASGGAEGLALLMIDIDRFKRINDRFGHGAGDQVLQLFVQRIGRCLPPSCLLARLGGEEFAVLVDKDNDCAAIAESIRASIAAHPFETAAGFLSVTTSIGIAALESAESIESALSRADRALYRAKQSGRNRVVHDKQS
- a CDS encoding amino acid ABC transporter permease, translated to MAAPNPTPNSGEGDFPYWLVALVVLGAAIGVAVVVSDLYTQVFVTVSKGLGITVLVTLIAFTLATCVGLAIALLGLSDLKALRQFSRFYIELIRGIPVLVLLFYIAFVGAPGFVQAWNFLISPLVNAGLVEPLLVREVSLMWRAIIALTIAYSAFIAEIFRAGIQSVDKGQIEASKALGLSRFQRFRFIVFPQALKVIFPPLSNDFVAMVKDSSLVSVLGVADITQMAKVYAAGSFRFFETYSIVAYIYLVVTIGLSLVLRQIERRMREAQPGR
- a CDS encoding primosomal protein N'; protein product: MGKDSFDLFGTPERPRAVPVMVPLPVPKPYTYMVPEGMHVEPGAIVQVPLGPRQVFGVVWNEEAGDAVDPKKLKSITAAFECPPLGADMRTFLDWMASYTLSPPGLVARMALRAPAAFDPEPMVEGLRLTDMRPERLTPARTRVLALAEEVPVWTRLGLAHAAGVSVSVVDGLIAQGVFETVFMSPPPVTAPPDPDYAAPALESDQQAAADELISAVKKGGFGVSLIDGVTGSGKTEVYFEAIAETLRQGRQVLILLPEIALTPAFLERFQDRFGAKPAEWHSDLSPRMREKVWRQAAEGQVRVVAGARSALFLPFEDLGLVIVDEEHDPAYKQEDRVFYNARDMAVVRGRISDFPVVLVSATPSVESRVNADQGRYTYLHLASRFGGATMPDLHLVDMRRFPPARGGFLSPVMIKGIAQTVERGEQALLFLNRRGYAPLTLCRVCGHRFQCPNCSAWLVEHRFRGQLQCHHCGHQEKSPDACPECGTLDHLASCGPGVERIAEEVEKHFPDQRIIVLSSDIVMGVKRLRLELEAIAKGEADIVIGTQLVAKGHNFPNMTLVGIVDADLGLANGDPRAAERTFQLLSQVTGRAGRFGLKSRGLIQTYQPAHPVMQAIVSGDPEAFYEREIVEREKALMPPFGRLASIIVSADSRADAEGHARGLRQAAPQVSGISVLGPAEAPLALVRGRHRFRLLVHGKRGADMQAFVRTMIGNGPKERGGIQVQLDIDPQSFL
- a CDS encoding F0F1 ATP synthase subunit gamma, which encodes MPSLKDLKNRIASVKATQKITKAMKMVAAAKLRRAQEAAEAARPYSQRMGAVLANIAQAEGGGADAPALMTGTGRDDVHLIIVATAERGLCGGFNSQIARTARDHIRKLLAEGKKVKIICVGKKGFDILRREFASLIIERVDLREVKKIGYVNAEAIGRKVTALFENGEFDVATLFYSEFKSVISQIPTALQLIPASAPSVTAADTGASAVYDYEPDPGAILGDLIPRNITVQIFRALLENVAGEMGAKMSAMDNATRNAGEMINKLTLSYNRQRQAQITKELIEIISGAEAL
- the atpA gene encoding F0F1 ATP synthase subunit alpha, which encodes MDIRAAEISAILKDQIKNFGKEAEVTEVGQVLSVGDGIARVYGLDNVQAGEMVEFPGGIRGMALNLEADNVGVVLFGNDRDIKEGDTVKRTGAIVDVPVGPELLGRVVDALGNPIDGKGPINAKQRSRVDIKAPGIIPRKSVHEPMSTGLKAIDALIPVGRGQRELVIGDRQTGKTAIILDTILNQKAIHDNGPEAEKLYCVYVAIGQKRSTVAQFVKVLEERGALQYSIIVAATASDPAPMQYLAPFAGCAMGEYFRDNGKHALIGYDDLSKQAVSYRQMSLLLRRPPGREAYPGDVFYLHSRLLERAAKLNEENGAGSLTALPVIETQGNDVSAFIPTNVISITDGQIFLETDLFYQGIRPAVNVGLSVSRVGSAAQIKAMKQVAGSIKGELAQYREMAAFAQFGSDLDASTQRLLNRGARLTELLKQPQFSPLKTEEQVAVIFAGVNGYLDKIAVNQVGKFEQGLLSYFRNDGKAILETIRTEKQISDDTRAKLKSAMDSFAKTFA
- the fsa gene encoding fructose-6-phosphate aldolase; protein product: MKFFVDTAEIKEIKELNDLGMLDGVTTNPSLILKSGRNIAEVTKEICDIVEGPVSAEVTATEYSEIMKEAAVLSKIAPNICIKVPLTFDGLKACKALSSEGHKTNVTLCFSAVQALLAAKAGATFISPFVGRLDDIGIDGMDLIREIRQIYDNYGYETEILAASIRTINHVRDAALIGADVVTVPPATLKALVKHPLTDKGLETFLADWAKTGQKIG